In Salinigranum marinum, one DNA window encodes the following:
- a CDS encoding DNA-directed RNA polymerase subunit K: MKQRYNRYEKARILGARALQVSYGAPVLIDSDQSEPILIAAEEYDAGVLPFTVRREGN, from the coding sequence ATGAAGCAGCGCTACAACCGCTACGAGAAGGCCCGCATCCTCGGGGCGCGAGCCCTGCAGGTGTCGTACGGCGCGCCCGTGCTCATCGACTCCGACCAGTCGGAGCCGATCCTCATCGCCGCCGAGGAGTACGACGCGGGCGTGCTCCCCTTCACAGTGCGACGGGAGGGGAACTGA
- a CDS encoding DNA-directed RNA polymerase subunit N, with the protein MMIPVRCFTCGNVIGEHWDEFTTRTEVGEDPAEVLDDLGVHRHCCRRMIVSHKDLVDVVAPYQ; encoded by the coding sequence ATGATGATTCCCGTCCGGTGTTTCACGTGCGGCAACGTCATCGGTGAACACTGGGACGAGTTCACGACGCGCACCGAAGTGGGTGAAGACCCGGCCGAGGTCCTCGACGACCTCGGGGTTCACCGCCACTGCTGCCGTCGCATGATCGTCTCGCACAAGGACCTCGTCGACGTGGTCGCACCGTACCAATGA
- the eno gene encoding phosphopyruvate hydratase, whose amino-acid sequence MTRISSISLRRVLDSRGNPTVEADVLTDSGGFGRAAAPSGASTGEYEAIELPPSEAIAAARRLAIPRLEGEVYAGDQREVDTTLRAADGTENFSEIGANSAVAISMAAAKAGADTLGLPLYQHLGGAFRGDNFPIPLGNVIGGGEHAKEATHIQEFLAAPVGAPSVEEAVFANAQVHAAASDALDERGIPAAKGDEGAWAPPVSDAEAFEVMEEAVDAVADDLGFEIKFGLDVAASELHTDEGYDFGDEVKSTAEMIDYIAEMVDEYDLAYVEDPLDENDYEGFAALTERVGDRTLICGDDLFVTNTSRLQDGIDQGAGNSILIKPNQIGSLTDAFDAIELATEHGYDSVISHRSGETEDTTIAHLAVATDAPFIKTGTVQGERTAKLNELIRIADDAV is encoded by the coding sequence ATGACCCGAATCAGCTCCATCTCGCTGCGTCGCGTGCTCGACTCGCGCGGGAACCCGACCGTCGAAGCCGACGTACTCACCGACTCCGGTGGCTTCGGCCGTGCCGCAGCCCCCTCGGGGGCGAGCACCGGCGAGTACGAGGCCATCGAACTCCCGCCGTCGGAAGCCATCGCGGCCGCACGCCGGCTCGCCATTCCCAGACTGGAGGGCGAGGTGTACGCCGGCGACCAGCGCGAAGTCGACACTACGCTCCGCGCTGCGGACGGCACGGAGAACTTCTCGGAGATCGGTGCCAACTCCGCGGTGGCCATCTCGATGGCGGCCGCGAAGGCCGGTGCGGACACGCTCGGCCTGCCGCTGTACCAGCATCTCGGCGGTGCCTTCCGCGGCGACAACTTCCCCATCCCCCTCGGGAACGTCATCGGGGGCGGGGAACACGCCAAGGAGGCGACCCACATCCAGGAGTTCCTCGCCGCGCCCGTCGGCGCTCCCTCCGTCGAGGAGGCCGTCTTCGCGAACGCGCAGGTCCACGCCGCCGCCTCCGACGCCCTCGACGAGCGGGGCATCCCCGCCGCGAAGGGTGACGAGGGTGCGTGGGCCCCGCCCGTTTCGGACGCGGAGGCGTTCGAGGTCATGGAGGAGGCGGTCGACGCCGTCGCCGACGACCTCGGCTTCGAGATCAAGTTCGGCCTCGACGTCGCCGCCTCCGAGTTGCACACCGACGAGGGGTACGACTTCGGCGACGAGGTCAAGTCCACGGCGGAGATGATCGACTACATCGCCGAGATGGTCGACGAATACGACCTCGCGTACGTGGAAGACCCCCTCGACGAGAACGACTACGAGGGGTTCGCCGCCCTGACCGAGCGGGTGGGCGACCGGACGCTCATCTGCGGCGACGACCTGTTCGTGACGAACACGTCGCGCCTCCAGGACGGCATCGACCAGGGTGCCGGCAACTCCATCCTCATCAAGCCGAACCAGATCGGTTCGCTCACGGACGCGTTCGACGCCATCGAACTCGCGACCGAGCACGGCTACGACTCGGTCATCTCCCACCGCTCGGGCGAGACCGAAGACACCACCATCGCACACCTCGCCGTCGCCACCGACGCGCCGTTCATCAAGACCGGCACGGTGCAGGGCGAGCGAACAGCCAAGCTGAACGAACTCATCAGAATCGCAGACGACGCAGTATGA
- a CDS encoding VOC family protein produces MHVDHVAFGWDDLDTVRAALDAVGLPFDEGGTHADGTTHMALTGLPDGSYLEYIAPTPGTNPEAAGFWPAALAARAGPAAWCVRVDDVVAETKRAIDAGFAVEGPLHGGRDRPDGRRVEWDQTFERVDAPDRWLFPFPLVDRTPRSWRVSETDGVTPLSGVDTVVLGVADVDDAAALLDRRYRIPAPVLAETDAVAGDVTDVPGAPIALTAAGDARLARVGERPAAVLLGTDDLAAARTAYELTDPVAWGARRAAWFDRDLFRGRVGVIE; encoded by the coding sequence ATGCACGTCGATCACGTCGCCTTCGGCTGGGACGACCTCGACACGGTCCGGGCTGCGCTCGATGCGGTCGGGCTCCCGTTCGACGAGGGTGGGACCCACGCCGACGGCACGACACACATGGCGTTGACCGGCCTTCCGGACGGCTCGTACCTGGAGTACATCGCACCGACCCCGGGGACGAACCCCGAAGCCGCGGGGTTTTGGCCCGCGGCGCTCGCCGCCCGCGCCGGCCCCGCGGCGTGGTGCGTCCGCGTCGACGACGTCGTCGCCGAGACGAAACGAGCGATCGACGCCGGCTTCGCGGTCGAGGGGCCGCTGCACGGCGGCCGCGACCGACCCGACGGCCGGCGCGTCGAGTGGGACCAGACGTTCGAGCGCGTCGACGCTCCCGACAGGTGGCTGTTCCCGTTCCCTCTCGTCGACCGCACGCCCCGGTCGTGGCGCGTCTCCGAAACGGACGGAGTGACGCCGCTTTCGGGCGTCGACACGGTCGTCCTCGGCGTCGCCGACGTCGACGACGCGGCGGCGCTCCTTGATCGTCGGTACCGGATCCCCGCACCCGTCCTGGCCGAAACCGACGCCGTCGCCGGCGACGTTACCGACGTCCCCGGCGCGCCGATCGCACTCACAGCGGCCGGTGACGCGCGACTCGCTCGGGTCGGGGAACGACCTGCGGCCGTCCTCCTCGGGACCGACGACCTAGCGGCGGCGCGGACGGCGTACGAGCTCACCGACCCCGTCGCGTGGGGCGCTCGCCGGGCGGCGTGGTTCGATCGCGACCTCTTCCGGGGGCGGGTCGGCGTAATCGAGTGA
- a CDS encoding 50S ribosomal protein L18e, which produces MSKTNPRLNSLIAELKAVSRDSGSPVWADVADRLEKPRRTHAEVNLGRIERYAREDETVVVPGKVLGSGVLQKNVTVAAVDFSSTAQKKIEQVGDAVTLEQIAEQNPDGSNVRVIR; this is translated from the coding sequence ATGAGTAAGACGAATCCGAGACTGAACAGTCTCATCGCCGAGCTGAAGGCGGTCTCCCGCGACTCCGGCTCCCCGGTCTGGGCCGACGTCGCCGACCGCCTCGAAAAGCCACGGCGCACCCACGCAGAGGTCAACCTCGGACGCATCGAACGGTACGCCCGCGAGGACGAGACCGTCGTCGTCCCCGGCAAGGTGCTGGGCAGTGGTGTGCTGCAGAAGAACGTCACCGTCGCCGCCGTCGACTTCTCCTCGACAGCGCAGAAGAAGATCGAGCAGGTGGGCGACGCCGTGACGTTAGAACAGATCGCCGAACAGAACCCCGACGGATCGAACGTACGGGTGATCCGATGA
- a CDS encoding 30S ribosomal protein S9: MVTNTSGKKKTAVARATVRDGEGRVRINSRPVELVEPEMARLKMLEPFRIAGEDLRSQVDLDIAVSGGGVSGQADAVRTAIARGIVQHLNDAELRDAFMEFDRSLLVNDVRQSEPKKWGGPGARARYQKSYR, translated from the coding sequence ATGGTAACGAACACCTCAGGAAAGAAGAAGACGGCCGTCGCCCGCGCCACCGTGCGCGACGGCGAGGGTCGCGTGCGCATCAACTCTCGACCGGTCGAACTGGTCGAGCCGGAGATGGCCCGCCTGAAGATGCTGGAGCCGTTCCGCATCGCCGGCGAGGACCTCCGCTCGCAGGTCGACCTCGACATCGCCGTCTCCGGCGGCGGCGTGAGCGGGCAGGCCGACGCCGTCCGGACGGCCATCGCGCGCGGCATCGTCCAGCACCTCAACGACGCCGAACTCCGCGACGCGTTCATGGAGTTCGACCGATCGCTGCTGGTGAACGACGTCCGCCAGTCCGAACCCAAGAAGTGGGGCGGACCCGGCGCGCGTGCCCGCTACCAGAAGTCTTACCGCTAG
- a CDS encoding 50S ribosomal protein L13, which translates to MNAAEFDADVVIDARDCILGRVASEIAQKALAGERVAVVNVEHAVITGSESDVMSVYRKRVEVGSDRGPYYPKRPDRIFKRAVRGMLPYKKPRGREALDRVRVYVGNPYDDEGELLEDTSLDRLSNIKFISLGDVSEKLGANVTW; encoded by the coding sequence ATGAACGCCGCCGAGTTCGACGCGGACGTCGTCATCGACGCCCGCGACTGCATCCTCGGCCGCGTCGCGAGCGAGATCGCACAGAAGGCCCTCGCCGGCGAGCGAGTCGCCGTGGTCAACGTCGAGCACGCTGTCATCACCGGCTCGGAGTCGGACGTGATGAGCGTCTACCGCAAGCGTGTCGAGGTCGGTTCCGACAGAGGGCCGTACTACCCGAAGCGGCCCGACCGGATCTTCAAGCGCGCCGTCCGCGGGATGCTGCCGTACAAGAAGCCGCGGGGCCGCGAGGCGCTGGACCGCGTCCGGGTGTACGTCGGCAACCCCTACGACGACGAGGGCGAACTGCTCGAAGATACGTCGCTGGATCGCCTGTCGAATATCAAGTTCATCTCGCTCGGCGACGTGAGCGAGAAGCTGGGAGCGAACGTCACATGGTAA
- the rpsB gene encoding 30S ribosomal protein S2 has product MSDNDNDAVEIVDEGADEAAAVETETEGEAEPPAEAAEVEAEPEPETAPDEADAEEEEAAGPAFDEDVMPDEEADLLIPVEDYLSAGVHIGTQQKTKDMERFIHRVRDDGLYVLDVSQTDDRIRVAADFLANYAPEQMLVTSSRQYGRFPAEKFADAVGARARTGRFIPGTLTNPDYAGYIEPDVVVVTDPIGDAQAVKEAITVGIPVIAMCDSNNQTSNVDLVVPTNNKGRRALSVVYWLLANETLDRRGTDQVYALDEFEEV; this is encoded by the coding sequence ATGAGCGACAACGACAACGACGCGGTCGAGATCGTCGACGAGGGGGCCGACGAGGCCGCCGCCGTCGAGACCGAGACCGAAGGAGAAGCCGAACCGCCCGCCGAGGCCGCCGAGGTCGAGGCCGAACCGGAACCCGAGACAGCGCCCGACGAGGCCGACGCCGAAGAGGAGGAGGCCGCCGGGCCGGCGTTCGACGAGGACGTCATGCCGGACGAGGAGGCCGACCTCCTCATCCCCGTCGAGGACTACCTCTCCGCGGGGGTCCACATCGGGACCCAGCAGAAGACGAAGGACATGGAGCGGTTCATCCACCGCGTCCGCGACGACGGGCTCTACGTGCTCGACGTGAGCCAGACCGACGATCGCATCCGCGTGGCGGCGGACTTCCTCGCTAACTACGCGCCCGAGCAGATGCTCGTCACCTCCTCGCGGCAGTACGGCCGGTTCCCCGCCGAGAAGTTCGCCGACGCCGTCGGTGCCAGAGCGAGAACGGGGCGGTTCATCCCGGGGACGCTGACGAACCCCGACTACGCCGGCTACATCGAACCGGATGTCGTCGTGGTGACCGACCCGATCGGTGACGCCCAAGCGGTGAAAGAGGCGATCACCGTGGGCATCCCGGTCATCGCGATGTGCGACTCGAACAACCAGACCTCGAACGTCGACCTCGTCGTCCCGACGAACAACAAGGGGCGGCGAGCGCTGAGCGTGGTGTACTGGCTGCTCGCCAACGAGACGCTCGACCGCCGCGGCACCGATCAGGTGTACGCGCTGGACGAGTTCGAGGAAGTCTAA